The Nitrosomonas sp. sh817 genome includes a window with the following:
- a CDS encoding type II toxin-antitoxin system VapC family toxin, which yields MFLMDVNVLVYAHREDTPEHSAYREWLESAINDTVPYGYSELVLSGFLRVVTHPRIFEVPSTLSGAIRFANQVRESRSAVCLAPGPMHWKIFLACIEQIDAKGNDIADAYHAALAMEWNCVWVTTDKGFKRFKGLKVRHPLTLFNT from the coding sequence ATGTTTCTAATGGATGTGAATGTCTTGGTCTATGCACATCGGGAGGATACGCCGGAACATTCCGCTTATCGCGAATGGTTGGAGTCAGCCATTAATGATACTGTTCCTTATGGTTATTCGGAGTTGGTATTAAGCGGTTTCTTGCGAGTGGTTACGCATCCGAGAATTTTTGAGGTACCGTCTACATTGTCCGGCGCGATTCGTTTCGCAAATCAGGTTAGAGAGTCGCGGTCTGCAGTTTGCCTTGCGCCCGGGCCGATGCACTGGAAGATATTCTTGGCGTGTATTGAACAAATTGATGCGAAAGGGAACGATATTGCCGACGCCTATCATGCGGCTTTGGCGATGGAATGGAATTGTGTGTGGGTGACGACAGATAAGGGTTTTAAACGATTTAAAGGTTTAAAAGTACGCCATCCACTTACTTTGTTTAATACCTGA
- a CDS encoding transposase: MPRKKRFYQPGVPVHAFQRGHNKEPVFFDDQDYLAYLRFLKAAADDFGCLVHAYVLMTNHVHLLVTPQAENDISLLFQNIGRHFVPYINKTYRRRGSLWEGRHKGNILESDAYFLICMRYIEMNPVRAAMVEHPGQYRWSSYAANAHGVDNAILQPHALYLALGESHEFRQAVYRAGFDSETRLDELELIRACLHSGTPLGCDHFKQKIESVIGGRVGYSKRGRPTVHANRDN; this comes from the coding sequence ATGCCAAGGAAAAAGCGCTTTTATCAGCCTGGGGTGCCGGTACATGCGTTCCAACGCGGACATAATAAAGAACCGGTATTTTTTGATGATCAGGATTATTTGGCTTATTTGCGTTTCCTGAAAGCTGCAGCCGATGATTTTGGGTGTTTGGTCCATGCTTATGTGTTGATGACCAATCATGTGCATTTATTGGTAACACCGCAAGCTGAGAATGATATTAGTCTGTTGTTTCAAAATATTGGGCGTCATTTTGTGCCTTATATCAATAAAACCTATCGCCGCCGAGGAAGTTTGTGGGAAGGACGGCATAAGGGGAACATTTTAGAATCGGACGCTTATTTTCTGATTTGCATGCGCTATATCGAGATGAATCCGGTGCGCGCTGCAATGGTTGAGCACCCTGGGCAGTACCGGTGGTCCAGCTATGCGGCGAATGCGCATGGGGTTGATAATGCGATTCTACAGCCGCATGCGTTGTATCTGGCATTGGGCGAGTCTCACGAGTTCCGTCAAGCTGTCTATCGTGCCGGATTTGATAGTGAAACCCGGTTGGATGAACTTGAATTAATCCGTGCTTGCTTACATTCGGGTACGCCGCTGGGTTGTGATCATTTTAAGCAAAAGATCGAGTCTGTTATCGGCGGCCGTGTCGGTTACAGTAAGCGCGGTAGGCCAACAGTGCACGCAAATAGAGATAATTAA
- a CDS encoding mobile mystery protein A: MNKYQALLARKQLERRLALLRETGIVAPPRGWIKAIREALGMTARQLAARMDASPSRIPVIEKAEVTGATTIKTLREAAEAMNCTFVYAFVPVKPLDDILRERAIQKTRKDIARLDHTMRLENQALLKSDLDDEQRRMVELILSGSLKGLWEDK, translated from the coding sequence ATGAACAAATACCAGGCATTGCTAGCCAGAAAACAATTGGAGAGACGTCTCGCGCTCTTGCGTGAGACAGGGATTGTTGCGCCGCCACGAGGATGGATAAAGGCCATTCGTGAAGCACTTGGCATGACTGCCCGCCAGCTTGCCGCGCGGATGGATGCGTCCCCTTCACGTATTCCGGTGATTGAAAAAGCGGAAGTGACTGGCGCAACAACGATCAAGACCTTGCGTGAAGCTGCCGAGGCAATGAACTGTACCTTTGTGTATGCCTTCGTGCCGGTAAAACCGCTCGATGATATTCTGCGTGAGCGTGCCATCCAGAAAACGCGCAAAGACATTGCCCGGCTCGATCACACCATGCGGCTGGAAAATCAAGCTTTGCTCAAATCCGATCTCGACGATGAGCAGCGGCGCATGGTCGAACTTATCCTATCAGGCTCACTAAAAGGGTTATGGGAGGATAAGTAG